Proteins encoded within one genomic window of Nitrospira sp.:
- a CDS encoding pilus assembly protein PilB, which translates to MRMLRSLTRTSLAEILVDQGMLTKRTVEDVLCRCNGVPATLGQMLISEGLLSEDQLAQALAVRYSLPYDPLKEFQVDSRYYETISVKLMQRFPFIPIAERDGVLTIAIADPNNVLGLDELELLIGKPLELIVSTKSAILSALDRSAGSRQALRELEAEYRSVQVKEDDRDGEILTLDHAGEEQSPAVKLLDSILLSAMQRRASDIHIEAADRATQVKLRVDGILIPAMEPLDSRLHAPLVSRLKVMSELDIAERRVPQDGSFRMRLDRKTVDFRVSILPSVFGESVVIRILDRDSIATGVSDLKLERIGFNPEDLKRFRKAIIRPYGMVLVTGPTGSGKTTTLYAAISEMNTLEDKLITIEDPVEYQFSGVVQIPVNEKKGVTFARGLRSILRHDPDKIMVGEIRDAETAQIAIQSALTGHLVLTTVHANNVFDVIGRFASMGIDAYNFLAALNCVLAQRLVRILCPSCRTLVQAQQALIEESGLDYEQYKETPFYEGKGCSECHGTGYRGRKCITEFLDLTDEIKEMIHAERPLSEIRYRAVTGGMITLRQSALRKVLNGETSLREINRVTFSEEG; encoded by the coding sequence TTGCGTATGTTGCGTAGCCTTACGAGAACATCTCTTGCCGAGATCTTGGTCGACCAGGGAATGCTCACCAAACGCACGGTCGAGGATGTCCTATGCCGATGTAACGGTGTGCCTGCCACCTTAGGGCAAATGCTGATCAGTGAAGGACTTCTCTCGGAGGATCAATTAGCTCAAGCCCTAGCTGTTCGATACAGTCTTCCCTATGATCCGCTGAAAGAGTTTCAAGTCGATTCCCGCTACTACGAGACGATTTCCGTCAAGCTGATGCAGCGATTTCCATTTATCCCGATTGCCGAACGAGACGGCGTGCTGACCATTGCCATCGCCGATCCTAACAATGTGCTGGGACTCGACGAATTGGAGCTCTTGATCGGAAAGCCACTTGAGCTGATCGTCAGTACCAAGAGCGCGATTCTTTCCGCGCTGGACCGTAGTGCTGGCTCGCGTCAAGCTCTCCGTGAGCTGGAAGCGGAGTACCGGTCAGTGCAGGTCAAAGAAGATGATCGAGATGGGGAGATTCTGACTCTCGATCATGCGGGGGAAGAGCAGAGTCCAGCCGTGAAGCTGCTGGACTCCATCCTCCTGAGCGCGATGCAACGCCGAGCCAGTGACATCCACATCGAAGCCGCAGATCGGGCGACCCAGGTCAAACTTCGTGTCGATGGCATCCTGATTCCGGCCATGGAGCCACTAGATAGTCGATTGCATGCCCCCTTAGTGTCCCGTTTGAAAGTCATGTCGGAGCTTGATATTGCCGAGCGTCGAGTGCCTCAGGATGGAAGCTTCCGTATGAGGCTGGATAGAAAGACCGTGGATTTTCGGGTGTCCATTCTGCCGAGCGTCTTTGGTGAGTCGGTCGTGATCAGAATATTAGACCGGGACTCGATTGCCACTGGAGTGTCAGACTTGAAGCTCGAACGGATCGGGTTTAATCCGGAAGATCTCAAACGATTCCGGAAAGCGATTATTCGTCCCTATGGCATGGTGTTGGTCACGGGGCCAACAGGAAGTGGAAAGACGACAACGCTGTATGCCGCGATATCGGAGATGAACACGCTCGAAGACAAGCTGATTACGATCGAAGATCCCGTTGAATATCAATTCTCGGGAGTAGTGCAGATTCCCGTCAATGAAAAGAAAGGTGTCACGTTTGCGCGCGGCCTTCGGTCCATACTCCGGCATGATCCGGACAAGATCATGGTCGGTGAGATTCGAGATGCCGAGACGGCGCAGATCGCGATCCAATCCGCCCTGACCGGCCATCTCGTGCTGACGACGGTGCATGCGAACAATGTGTTCGATGTCATCGGGCGGTTCGCGTCGATGGGGATCGACGCCTATAATTTTCTGGCTGCTCTCAACTGCGTATTGGCGCAACGGCTTGTCCGAATCCTGTGTCCATCATGTCGGACTCTCGTCCAAGCACAGCAGGCCCTTATTGAGGAATCAGGATTGGACTATGAGCAGTACAAGGAGACGCCATTTTACGAAGGTAAGGGGTGCTCGGAATGTCATGGAACTGGGTATCGAGGAAGAAAATGCATCACGGAGTTTCTCGATCTGACGGATGAAATCAAAGAAATGATTCATGCCGAGCGGCCACTGTCAGAAATCCGGTATCGGGCTGTGACTGGTGGAATGATTACGCTGCGACAGTCGGCGTTGAGAAAAGTGTTGAATGGTGAGACGTCGTTGCGAGAGATCAATCGCGTGACATTCAGTGAGGAAGGGTAA
- a CDS encoding type II secretion system F family protein — MAVFAYRVARPDGSTMHGHVEGENESLVRAKLESQGLLVFNLHSQGAASVKTEPSWSWGKLPLEQFLVFNQELMALVKSGLPILRIWDLLIERAGHAGFQRTLRGVRDDIRGGASSSEALAKHPRYFPELYVATVKAGEQSGNLPEVLQRYVAYLKLMVGLRQKVQKAISYPIVLIGIGLAVVGFLLTYVMPTFVSVYGESAKTLPWSTQVLLDVVTHAESRLLPAAAVLIGLMLGVHTYYATSAGQLAIDRLVLKLPLVGQIAVKHNTVQLARTLGTILAGGTPLVDALKGARGAVSNKWISQAMIGAVNEIREGATLADALDRPRVLPKLAIEMLSVGEETGSLDSMLRDVAEFYEADLDTRLTQLTTWIEPALLLVMGVLVGGIVIVMYLPVFQMAGTVGG; from the coding sequence ATGGCAGTATTTGCGTATCGAGTCGCGCGGCCTGATGGGTCCACCATGCACGGGCATGTAGAAGGAGAGAATGAATCATTGGTTCGTGCCAAACTCGAGTCGCAAGGATTACTGGTTTTTAATCTTCACTCTCAAGGAGCCGCATCAGTCAAGACGGAGCCGTCATGGTCATGGGGAAAGCTTCCGCTGGAGCAGTTCTTAGTTTTCAATCAAGAGTTGATGGCTCTAGTCAAGTCCGGACTGCCCATTTTACGCATCTGGGATCTGCTCATCGAACGAGCCGGCCATGCTGGATTTCAACGGACTCTACGTGGTGTGCGAGATGACATTCGAGGTGGAGCCTCTTCCTCGGAAGCCTTGGCTAAACACCCCCGTTATTTTCCTGAACTCTATGTCGCCACGGTGAAAGCCGGAGAACAATCGGGTAATCTTCCAGAAGTACTACAGCGGTACGTTGCGTATCTGAAGCTGATGGTTGGACTTCGTCAGAAAGTACAAAAAGCAATCTCCTATCCTATTGTTCTCATCGGTATCGGTCTCGCTGTGGTTGGTTTTCTATTGACCTATGTCATGCCGACTTTTGTGTCGGTCTATGGAGAGTCAGCGAAGACCTTGCCCTGGTCAACTCAGGTGTTGCTCGATGTCGTCACACATGCTGAATCACGGTTATTGCCCGCAGCCGCCGTTCTAATCGGTCTCATGCTTGGAGTGCATACCTACTATGCCACTTCAGCTGGGCAACTGGCAATCGATCGTCTTGTGCTGAAACTCCCGCTCGTGGGTCAGATCGCGGTCAAACACAATACTGTGCAACTGGCGCGAACGCTCGGAACTATTCTTGCGGGAGGAACCCCGCTTGTTGATGCATTGAAAGGTGCACGAGGAGCTGTCTCGAATAAGTGGATTTCACAAGCAATGATTGGGGCCGTCAATGAAATTCGTGAGGGGGCGACATTGGCTGATGCATTGGATCGTCCCAGGGTACTCCCGAAACTGGCGATCGAAATGTTATCGGTCGGGGAGGAAACGGGGTCTCTTGATTCGATGCTACGAGACGTTGCGGAGTTTTATGAGGCTGACCTCGATACGAGGTTGACGCAACTTACCACGTGGATCGAGCCGGCTCTGTTGCTTGTGATGGGAGTACTAGTCGGCGGGATCGTCATTGTGATGTATCTGCCGGTGTTTCAAATGGCTGGGACCGTTGGCGGCTAG
- a CDS encoding LysM peptidoglycan-binding domain-containing protein translates to MVSPRDAQPEPATTVHQQADLRAIQDGGIQVVSGAAIQVSGASSVGEVPMVSQSSVPLPSHVVVKYGDTLWRIARRYHTSVSRLMTLNALSGDRIQAGQTLCLTEPSADEPEYERM, encoded by the coding sequence ATGGTTTCTCCAAGAGACGCGCAACCGGAGCCCGCGACGACCGTCCATCAACAGGCTGACCTACGGGCTATTCAGGATGGTGGCATCCAGGTTGTCTCAGGTGCTGCGATCCAGGTGTCGGGGGCCTCTTCAGTCGGTGAAGTACCGATGGTTTCTCAGTCATCAGTGCCCCTTCCTTCACACGTGGTCGTCAAGTATGGGGACACGTTATGGCGTATCGCACGCCGATATCACACGTCTGTCAGCCGTCTCATGACTCTCAACGCGCTCTCTGGTGACCGCATTCAAGCAGGCCAGACCCTGTGCTTGACAGAGCCGTCTGCTGATGAGCCCGAGTACGAACGAATGTAA
- a CDS encoding prepilin-type N-terminal cleavage/methylation domain-containing protein, translating to MGPSTRIGKVGGWNANGFTLIELMIVVSIVGILATIAVPSYQSSLTKSRETVLRQDLFTLRELLDHHRADKGKYPPSLDGLVSAGYLRTLPKDPFTNSPSSWQQIIEPTEGGIFDVYSGSDLVGTNGTPYNKW from the coding sequence ATGGGACCAAGTACCAGGATTGGTAAAGTGGGTGGCTGGAATGCGAATGGGTTTACACTGATTGAACTCATGATCGTCGTGTCCATTGTTGGGATTTTAGCCACGATCGCCGTTCCGTCCTATCAGTCATCATTGACCAAATCCAGGGAAACGGTATTGAGACAAGACCTTTTCACGCTGCGCGAGTTGTTGGATCATCACCGTGCGGATAAAGGAAAGTACCCTCCGTCCTTGGATGGTCTGGTCTCGGCTGGATATTTGCGGACTCTTCCCAAAGACCCCTTTACGAATTCGCCGAGCTCTTGGCAGCAGATCATCGAACCGACAGAGGGTGGTATCTTTGATGTGTATTCAGGGTCGGATCTGGTTGGGACAAATGGAACGCCCTATAACAAATGGTGA
- a CDS encoding type II secretion system protein → MARSSWDRGGASAVRENGLTLIEILVTMAIIAILASVAMPLSKISTKRAQEIELRQHLRTIRSAIDVFKLEWNRDGDVLLGAVCVKNRLTCKEVTGPYGYPKSFDALLGVKLTGQEATVRGTTVRRYLRAMPIDPFTGKSDWALRCYKDRPKPSSWCGEDVYDVMTQSEESGLDGTKYQDW, encoded by the coding sequence ATTGCCAGAAGTAGTTGGGACAGGGGTGGTGCGAGTGCGGTGAGGGAGAATGGACTCACTCTCATTGAGATTCTCGTCACCATGGCGATCATTGCGATCTTAGCATCGGTTGCCATGCCTCTGAGCAAAATATCCACGAAGCGAGCCCAAGAGATCGAGTTGCGTCAGCATCTTCGGACGATTCGCAGTGCGATCGATGTGTTCAAGCTGGAGTGGAATCGTGATGGGGACGTCTTGCTCGGAGCAGTCTGTGTAAAGAATAGGTTGACGTGTAAGGAAGTTACCGGGCCGTACGGCTATCCGAAGTCTTTCGATGCTCTGTTAGGCGTAAAACTGACGGGACAAGAGGCGACGGTTCGAGGCACCACGGTGAGGCGTTATTTGAGGGCGATGCCGATCGACCCGTTCACGGGAAAATCTGATTGGGCTCTGCGTTGTTATAAGGATCGTCCGAAGCCGTCCAGTTGGTGTGGCGAAGATGTCTACGATGTAATGACGCAAAGCGAGGAGTCTGGGCTCGATGGGACCAAGTACCAGGATTGGTAA
- a CDS encoding GTPase HflX, with protein MTTPSQSRAVLVTIQTPRVTREELESSLHELTRLVKTLGYHVVGQLTQKRSSDTFATVLGQGKLTELARWTGGPGTIAASFGKPMHKAALKHEAAVSDEAEESEERESDEPSETVPSPREQAQIVIVDCDLSPSQLKNLERAAGVPVLDRTGVIIEIFSRHARTRAARLQVEIARLNYLAPRVRESGGGSERQGGG; from the coding sequence ATGACCACTCCCTCACAATCCCGTGCCGTGCTGGTGACGATTCAGACCCCTCGTGTGACGAGGGAGGAGCTGGAGAGCTCGCTGCACGAGCTCACACGTCTGGTAAAAACCCTCGGATACCACGTTGTCGGTCAGCTGACTCAAAAGCGGAGTTCCGATACATTTGCGACGGTCCTCGGGCAGGGCAAACTCACCGAATTAGCACGATGGACCGGTGGGCCGGGAACCATCGCGGCGTCATTTGGAAAACCGATGCACAAAGCGGCCTTGAAGCACGAGGCTGCTGTATCAGACGAAGCAGAGGAGTCAGAAGAACGCGAATCGGATGAACCGAGCGAGACCGTACCCAGCCCACGCGAGCAGGCGCAGATTGTTATCGTGGACTGTGATCTGTCGCCGTCACAATTGAAGAATCTCGAACGTGCCGCCGGCGTGCCGGTGCTTGATCGCACCGGGGTCATTATCGAGATTTTCAGTCGACATGCTCGAACCAGAGCAGCCCGACTCCAAGTGGAAATCGCAAGGCTCAATTATCTGGCACCACGAGTGCGCGAATCCGGTGGTGGGAGCGAGCGGCAAGGCGGGGGGG
- a CDS encoding glutathionylspermidine synthase family protein, with the protein MHRRVRQPRADWPAQLDRVGVTYHSLDGGYWREDVAYELSETQVDGLASATGSLHRLCIEAVERIIREDRFADLHILEQWRPRIIDSYERQEPSLYGRFDFWYDGIRSPKLLEYNADTPTSLLEAAVGQWGWLRETCPEADQFNSLHERLIGQWRTIRQQSSNDLLHLACLDGSDEDRQTVTYLADTANQAGWRVQTLPIEQIGWEPERRRFVDHRNEPISALFKLYPWEWMCQDAFAAELPRSSMMVLEPAWKQVLSHKGLLALLWEWYPDHPNLLPAFFSGPGDCAAYVKKPFWSREGANISIVNGDQVLTTAGPYNVQLSVYQQYIPLPVFEGWHPVIGSWVVGDEPAGMGIREDRGLIHGNQSRFVPHFVVKDVLNT; encoded by the coding sequence ATGCATCGCCGTGTGAGGCAACCGCGCGCCGATTGGCCCGCGCAACTCGACCGAGTCGGCGTCACCTATCACAGTCTGGACGGCGGCTATTGGCGCGAAGATGTCGCCTATGAGTTGAGCGAGACGCAGGTCGACGGTCTCGCATCGGCCACGGGCTCGCTACATCGGCTCTGTATCGAGGCCGTCGAGCGGATCATCCGCGAGGATCGGTTTGCCGATCTCCATATTCTCGAACAGTGGCGGCCCCGGATCATCGATTCGTATGAGCGGCAGGAGCCGTCGCTCTATGGACGGTTTGATTTCTGGTATGACGGGATTAGGTCGCCGAAATTACTCGAGTACAACGCCGATACGCCCACTTCGTTGCTGGAAGCCGCAGTCGGGCAATGGGGATGGCTGCGAGAGACCTGTCCGGAGGCGGATCAATTCAACAGTCTGCATGAGCGGTTGATCGGACAGTGGCGCACGATTCGTCAGCAGTCCTCGAACGATCTGCTCCATTTGGCCTGTTTGGATGGGAGCGACGAGGACCGACAAACGGTGACCTATCTGGCCGATACGGCAAACCAGGCCGGGTGGCGCGTACAGACCTTGCCGATCGAACAGATTGGGTGGGAGCCGGAGCGGCGACGGTTTGTGGATCACCGGAACGAGCCGATCTCCGCGCTCTTCAAGCTCTATCCCTGGGAATGGATGTGTCAGGACGCCTTTGCGGCAGAGCTGCCCCGGTCTTCGATGATGGTGCTGGAGCCGGCCTGGAAGCAGGTGCTCAGCCACAAAGGTTTGCTGGCGTTGCTGTGGGAGTGGTATCCCGATCACCCGAACCTATTGCCCGCCTTCTTTTCTGGACCGGGGGACTGTGCGGCCTATGTCAAGAAGCCATTTTGGTCACGCGAAGGCGCCAATATCTCGATTGTGAATGGGGATCAGGTGCTGACGACCGCCGGGCCCTACAATGTGCAGCTCTCGGTTTATCAGCAATACATTCCGTTACCGGTATTCGAGGGATGGCACCCGGTGATCGGATCCTGGGTGGTCGGGGACGAGCCGGCGGGAATGGGGATTCGGGAAGATCGTGGTCTGATTCACGGAAATCAGAGCCGCTTCGTCCCGCACTTCGTTGTGAAAGACGTTCTCAATACATAA
- a CDS encoding sel1 repeat family protein: MTFRFASTLVLSIFCLAMPAWADFQAGMTAHDAEDYATAMREWQPLAEQGDAVAQYHVGMLYHKGRGVPQDDAEARKWYAKAAAQGHARAQFSLGTLYFNGEGGPKDYQQALRWFRLGANRGDALAQTKLGIMYDDGEGVPKDKVQGYKWVSLAATNGDKSAPMLRDILAKGMTEAQIAKAKKLASEWKPEGQ; the protein is encoded by the coding sequence ATGACGTTTCGATTCGCGAGTACCCTTGTGTTGTCGATCTTCTGTCTCGCCATGCCGGCATGGGCGGATTTTCAGGCTGGTATGACGGCCCATGACGCTGAAGACTACGCCACTGCCATGCGTGAGTGGCAGCCGCTGGCGGAGCAGGGCGATGCCGTGGCGCAGTATCACGTGGGGATGCTGTATCACAAGGGCCGGGGGGTGCCGCAGGACGATGCAGAAGCGAGAAAGTGGTATGCCAAAGCTGCGGCGCAGGGACACGCCAGGGCGCAGTTCAGCCTGGGCACCTTGTACTTTAATGGAGAAGGCGGTCCGAAGGACTATCAGCAAGCCCTACGATGGTTCCGTCTCGGGGCAAACCGAGGAGACGCGCTCGCTCAAACGAAACTCGGGATTATGTACGATGACGGGGAAGGCGTGCCGAAAGATAAAGTCCAGGGGTATAAGTGGGTCAGTCTGGCCGCGACGAACGGAGATAAGTCCGCGCCCATGCTGCGTGATATCTTGGCCAAAGGGATGACAGAGGCTCAAATTGCCAAGGCCAAGAAATTGGCGAGTGAGTGGAAACCGGAAGGCCAGTGA
- a CDS encoding helix-turn-helix transcriptional regulator yields the protein MMKTKDVRPAKARVMVSVGESVRIVRELQGLTQSELARRAKIPQSTISAIENDTINLGVERAKTLAHVLQCHPAVLVFPGWDVAKPSAA from the coding sequence ATGATGAAGACGAAAGACGTTCGTCCGGCAAAAGCTCGGGTTATGGTCTCAGTTGGAGAGTCCGTTCGGATCGTTCGTGAGTTACAAGGACTCACGCAGAGCGAGCTGGCTCGAAGGGCCAAGATTCCACAGTCCACAATCTCAGCGATTGAAAACGACACCATCAATCTTGGCGTCGAACGAGCTAAAACCCTGGCGCATGTGCTGCAATGCCATCCAGCCGTCCTAGTCTTTCCAGGCTGGGACGTGGCCAAGCCGTCCGCAGCCTAA
- a CDS encoding IS30 family transposase: protein MTGYRHLSHEERFYIHQAVREGKSNVEIARALGRHAATIGREQRRNMWPSAYLYTYDWARYFQRQRQRWANARKHRKLTKHTEPFIVALLKQWLSPEQISAYLKAHHAIARSHETIYRFIYTAGHTHGPLRGYLRHAGKKRRKRYGSGARASCIPNRTPIQARPPIVAQKGRIGDWECDTLVGGDRTSALVTLVERKSLFTLCAPVVQKTAESVQQAIIGLLAPLAHKVKTLTFDNGTEFTQHEKIAAALKARTYFATPYASWERGINENTNGLLRQFFPKRTNFKTVTPAQIQQAVALLNNRPRKTRHYKTPNELFANTFVPLIQPAEIALMS from the coding sequence ATGACCGGCTATCGACATCTGAGCCATGAAGAACGGTTTTACATTCACCAGGCGGTGCGCGAAGGTAAGAGCAATGTGGAGATTGCCCGCGCGCTTGGGCGCCATGCCGCGACGATCGGTCGAGAACAGCGACGCAATATGTGGCCCAGCGCGTACCTGTATACCTACGACTGGGCGCGATATTTCCAACGGCAACGACAACGCTGGGCCAATGCGCGTAAACATCGCAAGCTGACAAAGCATACCGAGCCCTTCATTGTGGCCCTGCTCAAACAGTGGCTGAGCCCGGAACAAATCAGCGCCTATCTCAAGGCCCACCATGCGATCGCGCGGAGCCATGAAACCATCTATCGCTTCATCTACACGGCGGGGCACACCCATGGACCGTTACGCGGATACTTGCGCCATGCTGGGAAGAAGCGGCGCAAACGGTACGGCTCGGGAGCTCGGGCTTCATGCATCCCCAATCGTACGCCAATTCAGGCCCGCCCACCCATCGTCGCGCAGAAGGGACGTATCGGAGACTGGGAATGCGATACCCTCGTGGGGGGAGATCGCACGAGTGCACTGGTCACCCTGGTGGAGCGCAAATCCTTATTCACGCTCTGTGCCCCCGTCGTGCAGAAAACGGCGGAGTCTGTCCAACAAGCCATCATCGGGCTGCTGGCTCCTCTGGCGCATAAGGTGAAGACGCTCACCTTCGACAACGGCACTGAGTTTACCCAGCATGAGAAAATCGCGGCGGCCCTCAAGGCCAGGACGTACTTCGCGACGCCCTATGCATCCTGGGAGCGGGGGATCAACGAGAACACCAACGGCCTGTTGCGCCAATTCTTTCCCAAGCGTACTAACTTCAAGACGGTGACGCCCGCGCAAATCCAACAGGCCGTCGCACTCCTCAACAATCGGCCCAGAAAGACGAGGCACTACAAAACACCGAATGAGCTTTTTGCCAATACCTTCGTTCCGCTCATTCAACCCGCAGAAATTGCACTTATGAGTTGA
- a CDS encoding DUF4263 domain-containing protein: MPNRTSSASLRTLNIAVNLQSLKAAIVLWQSNQTTADEEFWQRALTDNSFVLEHVFSWPTTIVRGKAYVGGKSVMNTGGNVIDFLMNNQVTRNAALIEIKTPTTPLIAPREYRRGVYPPSSELTGGVMQVLNYKHSLQQEYHSITHGQVNPFDSFDPRCAIVVGNAGRELLNEDKRKSFELFRNQFSGVTIITYDELFSRTEQLIRVLESPRSRPSRPI; this comes from the coding sequence ATACCTAATCGAACTTCCTCCGCTAGCCTCCGTACGCTCAATATCGCGGTTAATCTCCAAAGCCTGAAAGCAGCCATTGTGCTTTGGCAATCCAACCAAACAACCGCAGACGAAGAGTTCTGGCAGCGAGCACTTACCGACAATTCTTTCGTCCTGGAACACGTGTTCTCCTGGCCGACCACAATCGTCCGAGGAAAGGCGTATGTGGGCGGTAAGTCCGTCATGAATACAGGCGGCAACGTAATTGACTTCCTAATGAATAATCAGGTAACCCGAAATGCTGCCCTCATTGAAATCAAAACGCCAACCACCCCCTTGATCGCTCCCCGGGAGTACCGCCGCGGAGTTTATCCACCATCCAGCGAGCTTACCGGTGGAGTCATGCAAGTGCTTAACTACAAGCACTCCCTCCAACAGGAGTATCACTCCATCACCCACGGTCAGGTAAATCCCTTCGATTCGTTCGATCCTCGTTGCGCGATTGTTGTAGGAAACGCTGGCCGCGAGCTTCTTAACGAGGACAAACGAAAGTCGTTTGAACTCTTCCGCAATCAGTTCTCCGGTGTCACCATCATCACCTATGACGAACTGTTCTCGCGGACTGAGCAGCTGATCCGCGTCTTGGAATCACCGAGATCGAGGCCTTCACGGCCTATCTAG
- a CDS encoding alpha/beta hydrolase — MNYVIGCVITLLALAGWVSARYESDRAEVTARLVRDSHVATTACGLIEYSEVGSGPAVLAIHGAGGGYPQMADFGNTLAPAGFRVVAVSRFGYLRTPSPIHPGVKEQAAAHACLLDSLGITTAAVFGVSAGAPSSIQFCLDFPARCSALVLLVPAAFPPGTTTKDTTPPSPYMSFVLDHVLGSDFLIWTVTRVAPRMLIESVLATPIEVYRNADSSEQARALRIIQDIFPVSRRIEGLRIDARMAAPLSAKELQTISVPMLAMSCADDLYRTLAGASYAATHIPSARLVTFQSGGHGWLGHDAEVKREITQFLQAVTLANVTGKGQNRTKD, encoded by the coding sequence ATGAACTACGTCATTGGATGTGTCATCACCCTACTGGCTCTTGCAGGATGGGTGTCTGCGCGTTATGAGTCCGATCGTGCTGAGGTCACCGCACGGCTGGTCAGAGACAGCCACGTTGCGACCACGGCCTGCGGCCTCATCGAGTATTCGGAGGTCGGATCGGGCCCGGCCGTGCTCGCTATCCATGGAGCCGGTGGTGGTTATCCGCAAATGGCGGACTTTGGCAATACGCTGGCTCCTGCCGGATTTCGTGTGGTCGCTGTCTCCCGGTTTGGCTATCTCCGAACACCATCGCCCATCCATCCCGGTGTGAAAGAGCAGGCGGCGGCCCATGCGTGCCTGTTGGATAGCTTGGGGATCACGACTGCCGCCGTGTTTGGGGTGTCCGCCGGCGCGCCATCATCCATACAGTTCTGCCTGGACTTTCCGGCCCGTTGCTCCGCCTTAGTCCTGCTCGTCCCTGCGGCCTTTCCCCCCGGCACAACCACGAAGGACACCACCCCTCCGTCACCCTACATGTCGTTTGTGCTCGACCATGTGCTGGGGTCAGACTTCTTGATCTGGACAGTGACGCGAGTGGCTCCGCGCATGCTGATTGAATCGGTCCTGGCGACACCGATCGAGGTGTATCGGAATGCCGATTCCAGCGAACAGGCACGAGCCCTCCGCATCATCCAAGACATCTTTCCGGTTAGCCGGCGGATTGAAGGCTTACGCATCGATGCCCGGATGGCCGCCCCCCTGAGTGCGAAAGAACTCCAGACGATCTCGGTGCCAATGCTTGCCATGAGCTGTGCGGACGATCTGTACCGGACGCTGGCGGGAGCTTCGTACGCCGCTACGCACATTCCGAGTGCTCGCTTGGTCACGTTTCAGAGCGGCGGTCACGGCTGGCTTGGCCACGATGCGGAGGTGAAGCGTGAGATCACGCAATTTCTCCAAGCGGTAACGTTGGCCAACGTTACAGGCAAGGGGCAGAACCGCACGAAGGACTGA
- a CDS encoding transcriptional regulator encodes MALTREFKDTVVVRVQRDPRFREALFIEAMNAYLGGDTGTGKAILRDLVNATVGFEELAHVLKKPSKSLHRMLAPHGNPSTENFFGIVHALQKKTRVRLHVTAKAS; translated from the coding sequence ATGGCGCTCACACGAGAATTTAAAGATACGGTTGTCGTACGAGTCCAACGCGATCCTCGGTTTCGGGAAGCGCTCTTCATCGAGGCGATGAACGCTTATCTCGGAGGGGACACTGGTACGGGAAAAGCGATCCTCCGCGACCTGGTAAATGCGACGGTGGGCTTCGAGGAACTGGCGCATGTGCTTAAGAAGCCGAGCAAGAGCCTCCATCGCATGCTCGCCCCCCATGGTAACCCGAGCACTGAAAACTTTTTCGGGATCGTGCATGCGCTTCAGAAAAAGACCCGCGTCAGACTCCATGTCACGGCGAAGGCTAGCTGA
- a CDS encoding type II toxin-antitoxin system RelE/ParE family toxin, with amino-acid sequence MACVRVRVLEYLDGRGRSPFAVWFDGLNAAAAAKVTATLYQLEAGNWSQVKEVGGGVFERKIDCGPGYRVYFGKDGERLVILLGGSSKQRQQQAIDAAHERWADYRRRKIKKPER; translated from the coding sequence ATAGCATGTGTAAGAGTCAGGGTCTTAGAATATCTTGATGGGCGGGGGCGGTCGCCTTTTGCAGTGTGGTTTGACGGACTCAATGCAGCGGCCGCGGCGAAGGTCACCGCCACACTCTATCAGCTCGAGGCAGGGAACTGGTCACAGGTCAAAGAGGTAGGAGGTGGAGTCTTCGAGCGGAAGATAGACTGTGGTCCAGGCTATCGAGTCTACTTTGGAAAGGATGGGGAACGCCTCGTGATTCTCCTTGGTGGAAGCAGCAAGCAGCGGCAGCAACAAGCCATCGACGCCGCACACGAACGATGGGCCGACTATCGCCGTCGGAAAATCAAGAAGCCAGAGCGATAA
- a CDS encoding type II toxin-antitoxin system RelE/ParE family toxin has protein sequence MIKTFADKRTRNLYKNGKSKRFPPDMWERALRKLERDRMGQHSISINDQWRICFRFKNGDAYDVEITDYH, from the coding sequence GTGATCAAGACCTTTGCCGACAAGCGTACAAGGAATCTGTACAAGAACGGCAAATCTAAGCGGTTTCCACCTGATATGTGGGAGCGGGCCTTACGTAAGCTGGAGCGCGACCGGATGGGTCAGCACTCGATTTCTATTAATGACCAATGGCGCATCTGCTTTCGCTTTAAGAACGGAGATGCGTACGATGTGGAGATTACAGATTATCATTGA